Genomic segment of Populus nigra chromosome 14, ddPopNigr1.1, whole genome shotgun sequence:
CAGAGTTCACCAGATAAGGCATCACTGGCCTTGGGATTGCCATCAACCTGTGGAGATTCAAAActttcaattccatcattttGGACTAAGAAACAGAAAACatgatttatcaatttttatgaaTCTTCACCTTTGGGTGTGCATCTGAGGAATCTTGACCAGCCCCTTTCAGAGGGAGTCCAGGAGGTGCTTCCCCTTTGGCTGCAGCAGCCTGCAGAAGATAGTTAAAGTTGTATCATGACCATCAAAGACAAAAACACACAATAATGGCAATCCATTCACAACAACCCACCTTTACTTCTTCCATGGCAATTGTACTAGGAACACGACGATGCTCCTTGCGTCGTGGTGCCCCTGCATACCCTGTGTCTTCCATTCTAACTCCAGGATCTGCTGTCAACACTACCCTTACCCATTCCAAATCATTACAATGTGAAGCATTTTGATGCATACAATTGATGCCAGAATTCAATTTGGGTGCTTCAATGACAGTTGACTGGCTAGGGAATTGCTTCTCCACTGAAAGACTCACACTaacaaatttcattttcatttctgaTGAATGGGACATTGCCTGGTCAATCGCCTCAGCGGTTGATCGAGACATCCTATCACTACTATTCCGATAAACTTCCTGGGCAGTCCACAAAGGATAAGCCCAAGGAGGTGGCTTCTGCAAGAATGCATCGCCATTTGCTAGAGGAATTCCTCCTCTGGAAAGCTTCTGAGTACCAGATGTCTCCTTGCTATTACTGAAAAGGGTTTACaggaagaaaaatcaagcatatgtacaagtaaaatcattgttgtgaaaaaaaaagttttgtattGTAACGCATTCCAATTGGACCCTGTGGTATTTTCCAGTGATTCAAGTCCACAACATACCTTGGCATTTCACTTTTCAATACTTCAACACAAATCAGATAAGGGGCCTTTTCCCTAGAATTCAAGAGAACAGCTTCATCTTCGGGTATATGAACAATGCGATACATCCCCTTTCCCATTGGAAAGCAAACCCCTAAAAGTATAAAGAACACTATTGAAATTATGAGCTCCTAAAACTATAAAGAGCAACagtaaaataatgagaaaatacTAAATGATAAATGTACATAACTGGAAAAAGGATGCATATTAACTGGGGTTATGCGTGGAAGaagtaaaattaattagcagtagaaacttcaatttcttgatAGTCAAAGTTCTCATATCCAAAATCATCCATAAAGAGAACTtcaattaaactgaaaatactgcTTCCTGATAGTGAACTCTTATCAGCAAAGCATAAGTTCATAACAAATTCATATACTGTCCTAATTGCAAGAATAAACATGGACTGGACCACTCACATTGGCACTTTAAACAAGGCTATAATTTTTGCAATTCAGAAATAATAGATGGAAGATGGGGGGAGAAAGAGAGTGAGGttgcttccttttcttctctctctcttttttctagagaaaaaaagagcacCAACATCTAGAAAAAAGATAGCAGCCCAACTTATATACCCAAATAATACTAACAATCCTCAATCATTAAAGATacatttccaaaggaaaaacttaataaattgGGAACACAATTTACAAAATGATCTTTCAAAGGGCTAAAAAAATGTCTCCACAGCACCAAACATCTTAGAGAAATGCGTGCAAAATATAAACACATATAATGGGCTAAAAATAGTAGTACATATTTTAACAGCTGCCCAGACACTTCTGCCATTATTAAtgtaaaatttgaaagatattttCCAAGATCATGTGTTTTGCATCATATTTTGAAACCCTCCATTATTAATCTTTGCCACAATTTCTAAGACCACCTTTAGACAATAATACCGTCATCAAAGCTGAAGCATGTTCCAGAACAGTTAAACATGTTGTGGTTTTGAGATGGCAATCTTTCAACTAAAACCCAAAATGGTTTATACCTCCACTGTTTTGAGCCTCAGCTAAACGCATGTTGATCTCTGCAAGTGACTGAAAACACAAGGGTGAGAAAGCACACTGTTTCAGAAAGCATTCAAGAGAATATCATGCACCACATGTGTGCATTAACCTGCTATTCTTTGGGTAGATTAGCATGCAGCCCACTTTTTTAGACTACTcacatataaattgaaatttcaaaggttatttcaatcatttcaaagttttaatacacaagtttactttctttcttttttaactagACAATCTCTTGACACAATGGATCTcatctttgctctttctctcacCATCATTGCAGAACAATAAAACCTATTTCATCTTTGCTGCCAGATGAATATTCATCTCATAGTACTCCCATCTTTTCTGATTGATTTCAATGGTTGTATAgcaatttgtttaataaaatataaattaagattgaaTTGGAGATTACTTTAAGTGACAGCTTACTGCCTGATAGAACTGCTAGACCTATCGATAATTTCTTCTTCCGTAAGGCATGTATCTAAATCCTCACTGACAGTCGTTTGTAAGAGGCAGGGTTTCTGACTCAGGCCATTGTCTTCATCTTGGActtgtttcttaatttcataGTTTCAATTCCAAGGTATTGAGATTTTTTCAAGGCTTTGTTGACTGGGGATTGGATAATAAATGGAGAGAAATCAGATAAGTGTCGAGAAAGAGTGAGATTCTGTCAAATCACCCTTCTACCCTCATTTTAAAATGCAAGAAACTAAAAATCAAGGGTATTTCTTCATCCAAGAAAAGCGGGCAGCTAGCTAACCAGCCCAAAGAGTGGACAAGAAAGCAAATCCCTTATGTGTGTAATATTTGCATGCAAGAAACAGAAAGCATAGAAAAGCATTAACCTCACAAAGAGCACTTTTACGATCTTCAACAGGAAACACATCCACCAAACCATAAGAAGTTTCACATAATGTCATCACAAAGTCCAATGACTCGTGATAAGCCCCTTTCCGGAACAGTGCTGCAGTATTTGAAAGTGGGGGCTTTGTGTTTGATTTCTCATTCTGTTGCTTAGGTGATCCAGGATGCTTCTGCAAGATTAGAGCCCAGAAGATTTGAATGAGGAAATGCTAAGAAACTTGTAGCCAAGAACCTTTAATAAAGGCACCTCCCAACCAGCACAAATACAGGACATCAACAATAGCAAGCAGAAGGAGCCCACTAGATGCTTTCCTAAGTAAATATGACCTTGCAAAAATCCTTATTCCCAGCTGTTTACATGATTATAATATTCTTAAGTTGAATTTCACGTACTTCATCTGTTTAATTGAAAGTTACAGCTATTACATGTTGCAACTATTTCTTTCTCCCCTTGAACACAGCTGTTCTGAAAGGTTTCCTGACTCCCACCTAATAGTGACCAATTGGCAGGTACAAATCCACAAGTTCAGCTTTTGCTTAAATGGAATGAATCTTTAAATGCCCTCTCTGCATGTAACCAAAACACGCCTTGGATATAAAGGTTTCTTCATCATATTTCTCACTAACAGAATACTGTTTCTTTTGTACACTTCATGCCATTACATGAAGAATTTAGGGCTACGGGTGATGCAATAGTCTCAAAGTCTAAATGGCCACAGAAAAGGGAGTTGTAACAGATCTTACGATGGATGGACACaaactaaaaatcattttatttctataatcgGAATTGGGCCATCCTCATGCCCTCCTTTAATCCCTCTCATCCTTTATGCAAATGGTTCAGTCCATGTCCTTGGTGGTACCCACATCAAGTGGCTTCACTAGCTAAAAGCAGCTGCACTCACAAATTTCTGTAAGATGTTTTTCTCAAGTGAAAACCCAGTTGGCCTTTTATCAGGTACCTGAGATATGGATTATGATAAGAGATGATTGCAATGAGAAATACACGCCTCATAAGAAGATAAGGTCTAAAAACATCACTCTAAGCTTAAATAGTCCATGGCTCCTATTGCAAGCATGATGTTGGGAGACTATCATCAAAGCATCCAAGCCCAGAAGCGATATAATGACCACAACacccttttaaaaatatatcaaacttTACGGGGACCAATATGAGATCAAGTAAAATCACTTTGGGGTCTCTCAAATTTACAACTAGCATAACCAGATGAACAGAACAAACTAAACAAAGATAATGATACCATCACAAAGATTAACGGCAAAAAAGCACAAAACATAGcccaaatatcattttaaagttCAAACTAAAAGGATATGGAGTGTGATTTTCAAGAAATCAAGAGAGGTGATTTACTTCAAACATGAAAAATCCAGTGGTGATGTTTCATGCTTAAGCATATCCTCTTACACTCCCACtatcaataaaaacaagaaaaactgtATACAGTCGACCAACAAATTTCAACATTTAGTGACCCTAATCTTTCTCATAGCTTAAGCATGCAGATAAAGAGGCCAATATAACTGTGTTGCCGCAGCAGATAACAAGAAGTAGAATACTTTGCCACTGCAGATAACTGCTTGTGTAAGGTATCTACATGTAATGTAAATGCCACATCTTTTATTGATTAAGATCACCAGGCACTAGAATATAGCTTTAGTCATTAGatagtaataattataaagTGTGGTTCACCGCTTTGTAACTTTAAAAGAGCAATGTGCTGCAAAGCAACAGCCAGATTTTCAGACAAACCCAACACAGCATGACAAAATGATTATCAGCATACCTCATTGTTCTTCTTAAAACTAAATAACTCAGAGTCTTCAACTGAGCGCTCACGATCTCTAAACAATTTGCGAAAAAAATTCTCAGTACCCAGCCTGCTTTCAAGCAAGCTACCACTATCGTTATTTTCATTCACAGGAGAACTTTTGACCTCTTCAGGATGCACACGAAACAGTCTTCGAAACAAGGAAAAGTCAGAAGGTTCTTCTTCCTCACCATTGACAGTCCCCTCATCAGGTTTATCAGTCACATCTTTCTTGTCCTCAAACTTATCCTTGAACAACTTCCAGAAGAACCCCTCTTTTTCATCATCCTCTGCAGATTTTGAACCTTTCTCTTCAAGCTTCAACCTTTCTTCATCCTCGTTCTGATCATTtccatctttcttgtcttcaaACTTCTCCTTAAAAAACCTCTTAAGGAACCCCTCTTTTTCATCGTCTTCGGCAGATTTAGAAACCAGCTTTTCATCACCATCACTCTTACTATCACGAAACAGTTTCTTGAAAAAGCCATCGGAGCTTGACATTACTTCCTCATCCTCGACTCTACTATTGTCCCTGAGAAGCCTCTTGAAAAACCCATCTGAGCTGGACGTCAACTCCTCATCCTCGCTTTTAATGCTATCTCTAAGCCTCTTGAAAAAACCATCTGAACTTGTTGTCAACTCCTCATCCTCGCGTCTGCTACTATCCCTCAAAAGTCTCTTGAAAAATCCATCCTTTCCACCCTCATCCTCATCTTTATCAACTGACTTCCTAAACAATAAAGCATCTCTAGCCTTTGTATCATCTTTATCAACTGACTTCCTAAACAACAAAGCATCTCTAACCTTTGGACCAGGAATAAACTTCTTAAAAATCTTATTCTCATCCGGTGACAACTGGCTCCCAGTCCCATCCTCCTGCAAACTATTCCCCGATAATTGCGTAGACTTCTGTAGAGGTGGAGAAGAAGTCAATGACAACAACTTCTGTTTTGATGACAAGATTCTATTCAAAACCTGATTCTTACTCCCAGGACTCGAAGACTCATTTCGTGGCCTCAACAATGGCGGCCACTCTCCCATCAAAGTGGCAGCAATCTGACACTTCTCCTGAATCCTACTAATCCCATCATTATCATCCGAATCCTCAAGCTCCGCCAACAAAAACCAATGCACTTTCAAAGCTATTAACAACGACTTAGAACACATATCAATAACAAACCTATCAAGTGACGGACTTGGCTTATGTATCATCATATaacaaatttgaaacaaataactCTCAATACCCGACAAGGGCAATGTATACATTCTATTACACAGATAATCCCGAACCCCGGCATGATCGTGCTTGTATAGATAACTAACTGCAATCCACTCACAAAAGAAAGATGAGTCAAAGAACCTAATCAACCACCCACTCTCACCTGACTCACTAGTTAAAGGAGTCGTCCTCGAGGTAATCTCTCGCGGAGAATCATCCGATTCTCCGCGAGTTAATCCTAATAGCCTCACCATTGTCTATCTACCAtcataaaactatatatatctCTCTCCAAATCAGATCATTAAAGGAAACCCTGCTACaaacacaaaatttaaaaattccaaTGTTAAACCCTAGAAGTGACCAAAAACCTCGATCCGAAACCCTAATTTTTCTCCTCCTAGTGGTTTCACTGATCCGAAATTGAAATGCCTCCCTGAGACAAGCAATCGAAAtcaaagcaggaaaaaaaaaagctaagtcGGAGGCAGGCAACAGGTGAGGCAAATAACCGAgagaaatcgaaaaaaaattcTGTTTGGTTGtcgagaaaattaaaaagaaggatGATCGGGAAAATGagagaattttgaatttttcaccaacggaaaagaaaatgtaaaaaagagagagaggatcGTCGGTTGTTGTGATTTTAATCGGATTTTGAGAAGGAACGACGTGTCGTTACTGGTGCTGGCAATGGTGATGGTGGTGGGGCAaggtggttgttgttgttgttgttgttgcagaGAGGGGGGGGCAGGAgaggtaattttctttttctttttaatttagaaaatttgaattttgatgtttcttatattttttttaatgtctgaGGATTTGGGTTTTACTAAAGTGCGCTGATGGAGTGGGAGCACTTTAAGAGGCGGATTTAtcatttattatcatcattaataattCATTATGATTATCCAATTAGTGTTTTATTTTGCATTGTTTTCCCTCCAAGCTTAACGGATGTGCAGTTGAtaagataggaaaaaaaaaataaaaaaaggagttttctaataaaaaaatagaaaagggaaagggaaatatgtgaaaagaaaaaaaaacacattggaGAGATTAAAATATGGTTTGTAATgagtttgtttttattcttcatgTGTCAACCgactctcaattttttttttcgaaactCCTTTAGATTGTTCATAGAGAAAGTTctctttgaagaaaaagaaataaattgggGTTCTCCATGATTAAATTTTGGGTTAATTGATGTTGTTAGTGAAGACTGAGTTTTGGGGGTGTGGATTAGGATGGTGAAAGTTAACATAAGATGATGTTAATTATTAATGTGAGGTAtgatagtaattgttttttaaaatattttttgcttgaaaatatattaaaataattttttttattttttaaaatttatttttgacatcaacatatcaaaatgatctaaaatattaaaatattaatttaaaataaatttttttatttttaataaaaaataaattagaaactcGAAACTAatcagaatttaaaaatatagcttGTAATGATATGTATAGATCCAAATCTCAACAACTAAAGGAttcaaaaagagagagagagagagagtttaatttgcttttaaaatagttgaaaacaatattatgataattttttaaagtatttttttacaatttaatgtgtcaattttaaaaataaaaaaatctagaaaaaataataattttaatatattttcaaataaaaaatatttttaaaacactacttatattgtattattaaacatataataaatattacttccaatatttataaatatacttCTTCTTGGCTTCCAAGGCTGTGGTGCGAGGATAGGTGGGGTTTTTGAGTGTTTGAGACAATagtagatgttttttttaattgtttttttatttaaaaatatataaaaataatatattttaatttttaaaatttatttttaacatcaatttattaaaaaataaaaaataaaaaatttcttttaaaacacGATCCAACTACagctattaatttatttgaatatcaAGATTCAACTCCCATTTATCATTGGATTAATAACCTTAAATCCTTAATACATGCCATGTTAGCATCGCTAATCCCGTTAATCGGTTCGAACCGGAGATGGTGGCCAAAGGAATCTATTGATATGCCACTCTGTATTAGGGTTGACAGTGAATATTAAGGCTAGTTTTGGTATTATACATACTTGTACTTGtattcaaaactattatttatacTCCACTCATTATTATACCGTAGGTACAATGAATTAATCTTGTATATCCGAACCTAAATTAATCGAATCTTAGTTCTTCATTTAGATAGATTATAAAGATAATGACACAGATATACTGTTCATCAGCTTTATTGAATAAATATACATAGCATACAAACTAGTTATGTGGTTTTTCATCACCATGACTGCACACAGGAATGATTAGCAACCAAGAGAGGGTAGACTAGACCTGGAAGAACAAGAGGTTGGGGTTTATGTCCTGTGGAATCTTACGCTGGGAAGGGAATTTGGGAAGGAGATTTGCAATCTGTTTAGCCCTTATTAGATATGATTCAAACTTGTTAATATTGTCGTTGTGTTCTTCAACCACTAGGTCTTTAAATTCCCTTTTTTTGAGAGTCCAGCTACCAGTTTTCCAGTCGAAGTGATACAATGGGAGAAATCGATGGCCGTAAATGGCTAAAAACTCAATTGCCGTAAGAATGAACTCAAATTCCTCGCTGAACATGTAGTAGGGGAAGCTAAGTCTTGTCCATCCTGGCTTCACTCCAGCATAACCCTGCAATTAAAGCATAAAAGTAATGGCATCAGACTAATTTGCTATTTACTTGCAGCGGCAATCCGTGAATCTCAggaacataaatatattaaaaaaaaaaaccattcacCTTTTCTATGGCAGATCTGATGGCTAGGGTGCTAGGCTCATTGACATGGAGCAGGTTGTGACCATAAGGTCCAGCACAAGCACAGCCACCTCGAGCTTGAATACCAAATACATCGTTAAGGAGTGCTGCTATAAAAGGTCCATGAAGAGGTTTGCCTCTTCTCTTCCCTGTCTCTCCCCACATATAAAGAACCTCGTCATTGACGTCTTTGTTATCAGTTCCATCACAGTACTCATGTATCATGCCAGTCGAGGAAGCGTTCGAGGTAGAGTATATGAGAAAGGACACTATAGCTTGTCGCCTGGCAGTCGTGTTACCTAAAacccatatatttttatttgggagGAGCCTGTTTAGTGCCTTTTCTATGTAAACATCCTCTTGTTCTTTAATTACTTGGTGGCTAATATATTCTTTAACCCAGAAAGCCAACGATGCTCTGATGGTTTGGATTATTTGAGGAGTTCCtccactctctctctcctctataTCATTCAAGTACAGTGTATCCTGCATTTGATCATGTAGAAATATTAGTTTTAGTTAAAATCTGAGCTAGGGTTTGCTCACTGACTCTGAGAAAATAGAAGAATATATATAGGGCATGCCTTTTCACTGAAACCATTTACGTAGTTAACAGTTCCACCTCCACAAGTTGAGGGAGCAGAAGACCGCAATTGATAAAGGGCTTTTCTCATCAAAAGTATTCCTGGCGATCCAGGCCCCCCGAGAAATTTGTGTGGGCTAAGGAAAATAGCATCATAACCATCAAACTTTCCAGATCTCATGTCAATTTTCTCATATGGGCCGCTACATTCagatacaataaataaaattaaaactatgcACGTCATGCATAgatgattgaaattaatttattgattattttatcgatgaataaaaaaatataaaaaaaaagagaataaattttGTGTTACCTTGCAGCAAAATCAAAACAAGCAAATCCACCATATTGATGAAGGAGTTGAGAAATTCCTCGAGTATCTG
This window contains:
- the LOC133672742 gene encoding phosphatidylinositol 4-kinase beta 1-like, with protein sequence MVRLLGLTRGESDDSPREITSRTTPLTSESGESGWLIRFFDSSFFCEWIAVSYLYKHDHAGVRDYLCNRMYTLPLSGIESYLFQICYMMIHKPSPSLDRFVIDMCSKSLLIALKVHWFLLAELEDSDDNDGISRIQEKCQIAATLMGEWPPLLRPRNESSSPGSKNQVLNRILSSKQKLLSLTSSPPLQKSTQLSGNSLQEDGTGSQLSPDENKIFKKFIPGPKVRDALLFRKSVDKDDTKARDALLFRKSVDKDEDEGGKDGFFKRLLRDSSRREDEELTTSSDGFFKRLRDSIKSEDEELTSSSDGFFKRLLRDNSRVEDEEVMSSSDGFFKKLFRDSKSDGDEKLVSKSAEDDEKEGFLKRFFKEKFEDKKDGNDQNEDEERLKLEEKGSKSAEDDEKEGFFWKLFKDKFEDKKDVTDKPDEGTVNGEEEEPSDFSLFRRLFRVHPEEVKSSPVNENNDSGSLLESRLGTENFFRKLFRDRERSVEDSELFSFKKNNEKHPGSPKQQNEKSNTKPPLSNTAALFRKGAYHESLDFVMTLCETSYGLVDVFPVEDRKSALCESLAEINMRLAEAQNSGGVCFPMGKGMYRIVHIPEDEAVLLNSREKAPYLICVEVLKSEMPSNSKETSGTQKLSRGGIPLANGDAFLQKPPPWAYPLWTAQEVYRNSSDRMSRSTAEAIDQAMSHSSEMKMKFVSVSLSVEKQFPSQSTVIEAPKLNSGINCMHQNASHCNDLEWVRVVLTADPGVRMEDTGYAGAPRRKEHRRVPSTIAMEEVKAAAAKGEAPPGLPLKGAGQDSSDAHPKVDGNPKASDALSGELWVVKKERIRKASLYGKLPGWDLRSVIVKSGDDCRQEHLAVQLISHFYDIFQEAGLPLWLRPYEVLCTSSYTALIETIPDTASIHSIKSRYPNVTSLRDFFVAKYGENSPSFKLAQRNFVESMAGYSLVCYLLQVKDRHNGNLLMDEDGHIIHIDFGFMLSNSPGGVNFESAPFKLTRELLEVMDSDAEGIPSEFFDYFKVLCIQGFLTCRKHAERIILLVEMLQDSGFPCFKGGPRTIQNLRKRYHLSLTEEQCVSLVLSLISSSLDAWRTRQYDYYQRVLNGIL
- the LOC133673048 gene encoding uncharacterized protein LOC133673048, encoding MGKELGQSMLRETTQSAQVMTLKNTRTFTVLENNSPSVTTLSCGSSSSLISSSIEHLCGSSESFRTLNNGGTKSNSTERRLAWLRSQIVGDDVEFDSPFGRRRLTYADHTASGRSLRYIENFIIKNVLPFYGNTHTSDSHVGHRTTKMLHEAAEYIKKCLGGRQNDAIMFCGAGTTAAIKRLQEVIGVAVPSTLRERLIKCLSNEERWVVFVGPYEHHSNLLSWRQSLAEVIEIGLDDNGLIDIEHLRRRLETYRHANRPILGSFSASSNVTGISSDTRGISQLLHQYGGFACFDFAASGPYEKIDMRSGKFDGYDAIFLSPHKFLGGPGSPGILLMRKALYQLRSSAPSTCGGGTVNYVNGFSEKDTLYLNDIEERESGGTPQIIQTIRASLAFWVKEYISHQVIKEQEDVYIEKALNRLLPNKNIWVLGNTTARRQAIVSFLIYSTSNASSTGMIHEYCDGTDNKDVNDEVLYMWGETGKRRGKPLHGPFIAALLNDVFGIQARGGCACAGPYGHNLLHVNEPSTLAIRSAIEKGYAGVKPGWTRLSFPYYMFSEEFEFILTAIEFLAIYGHRFLPLYHFDWKTGSWTLKKREFKDLVVEEHNDNINKFESYLIRAKQIANLLPKFPSQRKIPQDINPNLLFFQV